A genomic window from Lebetimonas sp. JH292 includes:
- the maf gene encoding septum formation inhibitor Maf — protein MLILCSSSVTRAELLKNADIDFVQKNCSFDEDKLVFKDPYEFVVNASFGKFKECIKCFNDNIITADTVISNGRNILRKAKSREDARKILLQQSGENIKIITSMWIKINSKVYGRVDETVYEFYEFDKTDLENYLNSNEWVGKAGACMVEGFCKKYIKNVKGYESTAMGLCIEELVKILKEERCI, from the coding sequence ATGCTGATACTTTGTTCTTCTTCTGTTACAAGGGCTGAATTATTAAAAAACGCCGATATTGATTTTGTTCAAAAAAACTGCAGTTTTGATGAAGACAAACTGGTATTCAAAGACCCGTATGAATTTGTGGTAAATGCAAGTTTTGGAAAATTTAAAGAATGTATTAAATGTTTTAATGATAATATTATAACCGCCGATACTGTTATAAGTAACGGCAGAAATATTTTAAGAAAAGCCAAATCACGTGAGGATGCAAGAAAAATACTTTTACAACAAAGTGGAGAAAATATTAAAATCATAACTTCCATGTGGATTAAAATAAATTCTAAAGTTTACGGAAGAGTTGATGAAACCGTTTATGAATTTTATGAATTTGATAAAACTGATTTGGAAAATTATTTAAATTCCAATGAATGGGTGGGGAAAGCCGGAGCATGTATGGTGGAAGGGTTTTGTAAAAAATATATAAAAAATGTAAAAGGGTATGAATCAACTGCCATGGGACTTTGCATTGAAGAATTAGTAAAAATATTAAAGGAAGAAAGATGTATATAA
- a CDS encoding PDC sensor domain-containing protein has product MYIKEIQDFQKIRKEARAYFCYLMQRNIPNKLPNIGVDVIYEGLKRIINELPEANAAYILDASGKQISKMITNKESFKNYDIEFNQSNRTYFYKAVKEKKCILTDPYPSLIGGEIVVSAALPVFNDRGDLLYVAVIDIPLEKILKFIHKEKGDVWFNNFNRLIYAMFSAALFAIVVLLFYYGVKMFFVYTINNIDVKKMFESTILITLSLAIFDLVKTILSEEVVGEKEEHPFAIHKTMIKFLGSIIIALAIEGLMLVFKFAMVAPQMLIYAAILISAVTLLLFALAYYMKNVGKDIK; this is encoded by the coding sequence ATGTATATAAAAGAAATTCAGGATTTTCAAAAAATCAGAAAAGAGGCAAGAGCCTATTTTTGTTATTTAATGCAAAGAAACATACCAAACAAATTGCCAAATATCGGGGTTGATGTAATATATGAAGGGTTAAAAAGAATTATAAATGAACTTCCCGAAGCCAACGCCGCTTATATTTTGGATGCGAGCGGAAAACAGATAAGCAAAATGATTACAAATAAAGAGAGTTTCAAAAATTATGATATAGAATTTAACCAGTCAAACAGGACATATTTTTATAAAGCTGTAAAAGAGAAAAAATGTATTTTGACAGATCCTTATCCAAGTCTGATAGGAGGGGAAATTGTTGTAAGCGCGGCTTTGCCTGTTTTTAATGACAGGGGGGATTTGCTGTATGTGGCTGTAATTGATATTCCTTTGGAGAAAATTTTGAAATTTATTCACAAAGAAAAAGGTGATGTCTGGTTTAATAATTTCAACAGACTTATTTATGCAATGTTCAGCGCCGCACTGTTTGCCATTGTGGTTTTATTGTTTTATTACGGTGTTAAAATGTTTTTTGTGTATACGATTAACAATATCGATGTCAAAAAAATGTTTGAATCGACAATTTTAATAACACTTTCTTTAGCAATATTTGATTTGGTTAAAACCATATTGAGCGAAGAAGTGGTTGGAGAAAAGGAAGAACACCCTTTTGCAATTCATAAAACGATGATTAAATTTTTGGGAAGTATTATAATAGCTTTGGCAATCGAAGGGCTTATGCTTGTATTTAAATTTGCCATGGTCGCCCCGCAAATGCTTATTTATGCGGCAATTTTAATAAGTGCGGTAACGCTTCTTTTATTCGCTCTGGCTTATTATATGAAAAATGTGGGTAAAGACATAAAATAG
- the hisH gene encoding imidazole glycerol phosphate synthase subunit HisH, which yields MIGIVDYNMGNLASVKNAFDKIGVKAEVVKEPEKLKNFDKLIFPGVGAFGDAADYLKKTGLDEAMGEFINTGRPVLGVCLGMQLLFEKSEEFGMHEGLGIIEGEVVKFDKSRVKGHKIPHVGWNKMFFAKNSPLFNDLDNPYLYFVHSYHVVCDEKYVIGKTIYGYEFVSAVNKDNVYGFQPHPEKSHNAGLKILENFVKGIK from the coding sequence ATGATAGGAATAGTTGATTATAATATGGGAAATTTGGCAAGTGTAAAAAACGCTTTTGATAAAATCGGTGTAAAAGCTGAGGTTGTTAAAGAGCCTGAAAAATTGAAAAATTTTGACAAATTAATTTTTCCGGGAGTCGGAGCTTTTGGTGATGCGGCTGATTATTTAAAAAAAACGGGTCTGGATGAAGCCATGGGGGAATTTATAAATACCGGCAGGCCTGTTTTGGGGGTGTGCCTCGGAATGCAGCTGTTGTTTGAAAAAAGTGAAGAATTCGGCATGCATGAAGGGCTTGGAATTATAGAAGGCGAAGTGGTTAAATTTGACAAAAGCAGGGTGAAAGGGCATAAAATTCCGCATGTGGGATGGAATAAAATGTTTTTTGCCAAAAATTCGCCTCTTTTTAATGATTTGGACAATCCGTATTTATATTTCGTCCATTCTTATCATGTGGTATGTGATGAAAAATATGTTATAGGTAAAACAATTTACGGTTATGAATTTGTCAGTGCAGTGAATAAAGACAATGTTTACGGCTTTCAGCCCCATCCTGAAAAAAGCCACAACGCTGGGCTTAAAATACTTGAAAATTTTGTAAAAGGTATCAAATGA
- the hisA gene encoding 1-(5-phosphoribosyl)-5-[(5-phosphoribosylamino)methylideneamino]imidazole-4-carboxamide isomerase, translating to MIIFPAIDLKDGKAVRLTKGEMDSAKIYSENPLNFAKQFEDMGAKWLHMVDLNGAFKGSPQNIKAIEEIRKNTSLKIQLGGGIRDEDTIKKYLDLGINRLILGSVAAKNPEMVIELAEKYPIAVGIDAKDEYVAVSGWGKKENIKAEELAKKFEKSKIECIIATDISKDGTLKGLNLDFVLNIQNTSKKKVIASGGVANEEDIIKAKEKNIYGVIVGKAFYEGKIDLKRLFELFKEEK from the coding sequence ATGATAATCTTTCCTGCAATAGATTTAAAAGACGGTAAGGCCGTAAGGCTTACAAAAGGCGAAATGGACAGTGCAAAAATATACAGTGAAAACCCGCTAAATTTTGCAAAACAGTTTGAAGATATGGGGGCAAAATGGCTTCATATGGTTGATTTAAACGGGGCATTTAAAGGAAGTCCCCAGAATATTAAAGCAATTGAGGAAATTAGAAAAAACACATCTTTGAAAATTCAGCTCGGAGGCGGAATAAGAGATGAAGATACAATAAAAAAATATTTGGATTTAGGTATTAACAGATTGATTTTGGGAAGTGTCGCCGCAAAAAATCCCGAAATGGTTATAGAATTGGCTGAAAAATATCCTATTGCCGTCGGAATAGACGCAAAAGACGAATATGTGGCCGTAAGCGGATGGGGGAAAAAAGAAAATATAAAAGCCGAAGAGTTGGCTAAAAAGTTTGAAAAATCCAAAATTGAATGTATAATTGCAACAGATATAAGTAAAGATGGCACTTTAAAAGGACTTAATCTCGATTTTGTTTTAAATATTCAAAACACTTCTAAAAAAAAGGTTATTGCAAGCGGCGGGGTGGCGAATGAAGAAGACATAATAAAAGCTAAAGAAAAAAATATTTACGGAGTAATTGTCGGAAAAGCTTTTTATGAAGGAAAAATAGATTTAAAAAGATTATTTGAGTTATTTAAGGAGGAAAAATGA
- a CDS encoding chemotaxis response regulator CheY, whose amino-acid sequence MKILVVDDSSTMRRIIQNTLARLGYKDVIQAADGIEAWDALQSNPDIEVVITDWNMPNMNGLELVKKIRAEERYKSLPIIMVTTEGGKKEVITALKAGVNNYIVKPFTPQVLKEKLEGVLGKNEG is encoded by the coding sequence ATGAAAATTTTGGTTGTGGACGACAGCTCAACTATGAGAAGAATTATTCAAAATACGTTGGCAAGACTCGGATATAAAGATGTAATTCAGGCGGCAGATGGTATTGAAGCATGGGACGCACTTCAGTCAAATCCCGATATAGAAGTGGTTATAACGGACTGGAATATGCCCAATATGAACGGGCTTGAACTTGTGAAAAAAATAAGGGCAGAAGAGAGATATAAATCTCTACCTATAATTATGGTAACAACCGAAGGTGGTAAAAAAGAGGTTATCACAGCACTTAAAGCTGGCGTAAACAATTACATTGTAAAGCCTTTCACGCCGCAGGTTTTAAAAGAAAAGCTTGAAGGGGTTCTTGGTAAAAATGAAGGATAA
- a CDS encoding 50S ribosomal protein L11 methyltransferase, translated as MKDNYFELSVQTDSFKDEIENFLIERFNNGIEEKENTLILRSENNFESLIEELKKYVSALEEIFNTKISLNINVEKKSNIDWIENYKKSIKPIEIDGFYIHPSWYENKNDKENIIIDPALAFGSGHHETTRSCVKAINKYVKKGNTFLDVGCGSGILSIVAAKKGAVVNLCDTDELAVKSAKENFESNNVEFNKIWVGSAGDTDEKYDVVVANIIADILIFIANDLKKRVNGYLILSGIINKYKNKVLEKYKEFELIEEIFENEWVTLILKNVE; from the coding sequence ATGAAGGATAATTATTTTGAATTAAGTGTTCAGACCGATTCTTTTAAAGATGAAATAGAAAATTTTTTGATTGAAAGGTTTAATAACGGTATCGAAGAGAAAGAAAACACTCTTATTTTAAGAAGTGAAAATAATTTTGAGTCATTAATTGAAGAATTAAAAAAATATGTGAGTGCATTGGAAGAGATTTTTAATACAAAAATAAGTTTAAATATAAATGTAGAAAAAAAATCAAATATTGACTGGATAGAAAATTATAAAAAATCGATAAAACCTATTGAAATAGACGGGTTTTATATTCATCCGAGCTGGTATGAAAATAAAAATGATAAAGAAAATATAATAATTGATCCCGCACTTGCTTTTGGAAGTGGGCATCATGAAACAACCAGAAGCTGTGTAAAGGCGATTAACAAATATGTAAAAAAAGGTAATACATTTTTGGATGTCGGGTGCGGCAGCGGTATTTTATCCATTGTGGCGGCAAAAAAAGGAGCTGTCGTAAATTTGTGCGATACAGATGAACTGGCTGTTAAAAGCGCAAAAGAAAATTTTGAATCAAATAATGTTGAATTTAATAAAATTTGGGTGGGAAGTGCAGGAGATACTGATGAAAAATATGATGTGGTCGTTGCAAATATAATAGCCGATATTTTAATTTTTATAGCGAATGATTTAAAAAAACGGGTTAACGGTTATTTAATTCTTTCTGGTATAATTAACAAATATAAAAACAAAGTTTTGGAAAAGTATAAAGAATTTGAACTTATCGAAGAAATTTTTGAAAACGAATGGGTAACACTGATTTTAAAAAACGTTGAATGA
- the ftsH gene encoding ATP-dependent zinc metalloprotease FtsH, with product MPKNNKNNNDNFFNKNPLLLFIIFAVVIILIFRSIAPSAESSVSQLVSGKPAVMSITYSDVKKLAKEKQLSYVAIGKTYLKAKLKDGTIITVPKVPNDPSLITILDKNSIPYGALPESSNWLNDLIFGWIIPIFIFFAIWMFLASRMQKGMGGVFGVGSAKGLIKSEKPDVTFDDVAGNDEAKEEVKEIVDFLKNPDRYTALGAKIPKGVLLIGPPGTGKTLLAKAVAGEADVPFFAVNGSSFIEMFVGVGAARVRDLFNQAKKEAPSIIFIDEIDAIGKSRAAAGQFGGNDEREQTLNQLLAEMDGFDSNDPVIVLAATNRPEILDPALLRPGRFDRQVLVDKPDFEGRVQILKVHVKKIKMGSDVNLEEIARMTAGLAGADLANIVNEAALLAGRKNKKEVNQSEFVEAVERQIAGLEKKSRRLNENDKKTVAYHESGHAVIAEVTPKARKVKKVSIVPRGLAALGYTLNLPEEDKYLMSKSELIAQIDTLLGGRASEEVFIKEISTGASNDLERATDIIKSMVMIYGMSDVAGLMVLEKQTNRFLGGGFGQSRDYSEKTQEEIDAFVKNFLNERYQHVKNTLKEYAPVIEQMVKELYEKEVIDGSRVREFIKEYKDSKKEGDNEENGNNS from the coding sequence ATGCCAAAAAACAATAAAAATAACAATGATAATTTTTTTAATAAAAATCCGCTTCTTTTGTTTATAATTTTTGCGGTTGTTATAATTTTAATTTTTAGAAGTATCGCCCCAAGTGCCGAAAGCAGCGTTTCCCAGCTGGTTTCCGGAAAGCCGGCCGTTATGAGTATAACATATTCCGATGTTAAAAAGCTTGCAAAAGAAAAACAGTTAAGCTACGTTGCTATAGGAAAAACATATTTAAAAGCTAAATTAAAAGACGGAACAATTATAACAGTTCCGAAAGTTCCGAATGATCCGAGTCTAATTACAATTCTGGATAAAAATTCTATTCCTTACGGTGCCCTGCCAGAATCCAGCAACTGGCTTAATGATTTGATTTTCGGCTGGATTATTCCTATATTTATATTTTTTGCAATTTGGATGTTTTTGGCAAGCAGAATGCAAAAAGGTATGGGGGGAGTTTTTGGTGTAGGAAGTGCAAAAGGGCTTATAAAAAGTGAAAAACCAGATGTTACATTTGATGATGTTGCAGGAAACGATGAAGCCAAAGAGGAAGTGAAAGAGATAGTTGATTTTCTTAAAAATCCCGACAGATATACGGCTTTAGGGGCAAAAATTCCAAAAGGTGTTTTACTTATCGGACCTCCGGGTACAGGAAAAACACTTCTTGCAAAAGCGGTTGCAGGTGAGGCTGATGTTCCGTTTTTTGCCGTAAACGGCAGCAGTTTTATAGAAATGTTTGTAGGTGTTGGTGCGGCAAGGGTCAGGGATTTGTTTAACCAGGCTAAAAAAGAGGCGCCGAGTATAATTTTTATAGATGAAATTGACGCTATCGGTAAAAGCAGGGCTGCAGCCGGCCAGTTTGGCGGAAATGACGAAAGGGAACAGACTTTAAACCAGCTGCTTGCAGAAATGGACGGGTTTGATTCAAACGATCCGGTAATTGTATTAGCTGCTACAAACAGGCCTGAAATATTAGACCCGGCATTACTCAGACCCGGAAGATTTGACAGACAGGTACTGGTGGATAAACCTGATTTTGAAGGAAGGGTACAGATATTAAAAGTCCATGTTAAAAAAATTAAAATGGGCAGTGACGTTAATCTGGAAGAAATAGCCAGAATGACGGCGGGACTTGCCGGGGCAGACCTTGCTAATATAGTAAACGAAGCCGCTTTGCTTGCGGGTAGAAAAAATAAAAAAGAGGTAAACCAAAGTGAATTTGTAGAAGCGGTTGAAAGACAGATTGCGGGACTTGAGAAGAAAAGCAGACGTCTTAACGAAAACGATAAAAAAACCGTGGCATATCATGAAAGTGGTCATGCGGTAATTGCGGAAGTTACACCTAAAGCCAGAAAAGTAAAAAAAGTTTCAATCGTCCCAAGAGGTCTGGCCGCGCTCGGTTATACATTAAACCTTCCCGAGGAGGATAAATATCTGATGAGCAAAAGCGAACTTATTGCTCAAATTGATACACTGCTCGGAGGTAGGGCCAGCGAAGAGGTTTTTATTAAAGAAATTTCAACAGGTGCAAGTAACGACTTAGAGAGGGCAACCGACATTATAAAATCAATGGTAATGATTTACGGAATGAGTGATGTGGCCGGTTTAATGGTTCTTGAAAAACAGACAAACAGATTTTTAGGCGGTGGGTTTGGACAAAGCCGTGATTATTCAGAAAAAACACAGGAAGAAATTGACGCTTTTGTTAAAAATTTTTTAAATGAGCGTTATCAGCATGTTAAAAATACACTTAAAGAATATGCGCCTGTTATTGAACAAATGGTAAAAGAGCTTTATGAAAAAGAAGTTATAGACGGTTCAAGGGTAAGAGAATTTATAAAAGAGTATAAAGATTCTAAAAAAGAAGGTGATAATGAAGAAAACGGAAATAATTCTTAA
- a CDS encoding phosphatidylserine decarboxylase has protein sequence MKKTEIILKEGYPFIVPAGVIFLISLIFGFGAFWQILFFIIFAFFVYFFRNPERIPDEVGENVIISPADGEIIEITETKAPILNKEMIKISIRLSIFDVHVQRSPIIGEIVAREYIHGLFLNIADEKSSELNEQNRVLFEGIDKVVVNQIAGFLTRRIIMFRDLGKIKLSERYGMIMFGSQVDLYVPKNSVIKITEFQKVKAGESLIGYLNEN, from the coding sequence ATGAAGAAAACGGAAATAATTCTTAAAGAAGGGTATCCCTTTATTGTTCCTGCGGGTGTAATATTTTTAATCAGCCTTATTTTTGGATTCGGTGCATTTTGGCAGATACTCTTTTTTATTATTTTTGCATTTTTTGTATATTTTTTTAGAAATCCGGAAAGAATTCCCGATGAAGTTGGTGAAAATGTAATAATTTCTCCGGCCGACGGGGAAATTATAGAGATAACAGAGACTAAAGCCCCTATTTTAAATAAAGAAATGATTAAAATTTCCATAAGGCTATCTATTTTTGATGTACACGTACAAAGAAGTCCGATAATCGGGGAAATAGTTGCGAGGGAATATATTCACGGGTTGTTTTTAAATATTGCAGATGAAAAATCAAGTGAGCTTAATGAACAAAACAGGGTTTTGTTTGAAGGAATTGATAAAGTAGTAGTAAATCAGATAGCTGGGTTTTTAACAAGAAGAATTATAATGTTTAGAGATTTGGGAAAAATAAAACTCTCCGAGCGTTATGGTATGATAATGTTTGGAAGTCAGGTTGATTTGTATGTGCCTAAAAACTCTGTAATAAAAATAACTGAATTTCAAAAAGTAAAAGCAGGGGAGAGTTTAATAGGATATTTGAATGAAAATTAA
- the pssA gene encoding CDP-diacylglycerol--serine O-phosphatidyltransferase codes for MKIKLAYILPNFFTALSAFFGVMSVIAASQGKFEKAYIYILFSLIADGLDGRIARITNTTSKFGVEFDSLADLVAFGMAPAMMLFFSIGKNYGRFGALISGLFVVFGAIRLARFNVTTSVNDPRFFIGLPIPTAAVVLSSWIMLDIKYQSHFNILILIGVLFLAFLMVSNFRYPSFKKIDFNKNLAIKILVLIILAASLLYLFPTEAIALYLSIYAFYGVYRGIKGYIKAGKYKG; via the coding sequence ATGAAAATTAAATTGGCATATATTTTACCTAATTTTTTTACAGCCCTTAGTGCTTTTTTTGGTGTAATGAGCGTGATTGCCGCATCTCAGGGAAAATTTGAAAAAGCTTATATTTATATACTTTTTTCCCTTATAGCCGACGGACTTGACGGAAGAATAGCAAGAATTACAAACACAACTTCAAAATTCGGGGTTGAATTTGACAGCTTAGCGGATTTGGTGGCGTTTGGAATGGCGCCTGCTATGATGCTTTTTTTCTCAATCGGTAAAAATTACGGAAGATTCGGGGCACTGATCAGCGGACTTTTTGTTGTTTTTGGTGCAATAAGACTTGCAAGATTTAATGTGACAACTTCTGTTAATGACCCGAGATTTTTTATAGGACTTCCAATTCCGACGGCGGCAGTGGTTTTAAGCTCGTGGATAATGCTTGATATAAAATATCAGAGTCATTTTAATATTTTAATTTTAATAGGGGTTTTGTTTTTGGCTTTTTTAATGGTCAGTAATTTCAGATATCCAAGTTTTAAAAAAATTGATTTTAATAAAAATCTGGCAATAAAAATTTTGGTTTTAATTATCTTGGCGGCTTCTTTACTTTATCTTTTTCCTACCGAAGCGATAGCCCTGTATTTGAGTATTTATGCTTTTTACGGGGTATACAGGGGAATAAAAGGATACATTAAAGCCGGAAAATATAAAGGATAA
- a CDS encoding 2-isopropylmalate synthase, with the protein MEMVKIFDTTLRDGEQSPGASMTIEEKIKVALQLEKLKVDIIEAGFAAASPGDFEAINNIAKEVKNSTLCSLARALDRDIEAAAKAIEPAPLKRIHTFIATSPIHMEYKLKMSPDEVIRRAVRAVEYSRSFVDDVEFSCEDAGRSEMGFLKEIISAVIEAGAKTINIPDTVGYRFPTEMGEMIKELVEYFPKDIIFSVHCHNDLGLATANSLYSVLNGARQVECTINGLGERAGNAALEEIVMAIKVRRDLFDGIDTRINTKEIYPTSRLVSNVTGIEPQPNKAIVGRNAFAHESGIHQDGVLKHKETYEIMKAEDIGLDIKDTLVLGKHSGRHAFKKKLEALGFSNLSDEELNEIFMKFKKLADKKKEVYDEDILALMNDAFDKTPKTYELLSLQLSDCSDGMPSAAAKIKFEDKIYVDAAIGKGTIDAVFKVIDRISGINGKLMDYKVEAVSEGKDALAKVMVKVVFDENKPAVMGHGLSIDTMVASAKAYINALNNYLHMKDLLSKKISYKDSI; encoded by the coding sequence ATGGAAATGGTTAAAATTTTTGATACCACATTAAGAGACGGGGAGCAGTCTCCAGGCGCATCTATGACTATCGAAGAAAAAATAAAAGTGGCACTTCAGCTTGAAAAATTAAAAGTGGATATTATCGAAGCAGGATTTGCCGCAGCAAGTCCGGGTGATTTTGAAGCAATAAACAATATTGCAAAAGAGGTTAAAAATTCAACGCTCTGTTCTTTGGCCAGGGCTTTGGATAGGGATATTGAGGCCGCTGCTAAGGCGATAGAACCAGCTCCTCTTAAACGAATTCACACATTTATTGCAACAAGCCCCATTCATATGGAATATAAACTAAAAATGAGTCCCGATGAAGTAATAAGAAGAGCCGTTAGGGCGGTTGAATATTCAAGAAGCTTTGTTGATGACGTGGAATTTTCCTGTGAAGATGCGGGAAGAAGCGAGATGGGCTTTTTAAAAGAGATTATCAGTGCCGTTATTGAAGCGGGGGCAAAAACGATTAATATTCCTGATACCGTGGGTTACAGATTTCCTACAGAAATGGGGGAAATGATAAAAGAACTGGTTGAATATTTTCCAAAAGATATTATTTTTTCAGTACATTGTCATAACGATCTTGGGCTTGCCACTGCTAATTCACTTTACAGTGTATTAAACGGAGCGAGACAGGTTGAATGCACCATTAACGGCTTGGGGGAAAGGGCAGGAAACGCCGCACTTGAAGAAATTGTAATGGCCATTAAAGTAAGAAGGGATTTGTTTGATGGAATTGATACAAGGATAAATACAAAAGAAATTTATCCGACAAGCAGGCTTGTCTCAAACGTTACAGGAATAGAACCGCAGCCAAATAAAGCGATAGTTGGAAGAAATGCATTTGCCCATGAAAGCGGAATTCACCAGGACGGTGTACTTAAACATAAAGAAACATATGAGATTATGAAGGCGGAGGATATAGGGCTTGATATAAAAGACACCCTTGTTCTTGGAAAACACAGCGGAAGACATGCGTTTAAGAAAAAACTTGAGGCTTTGGGATTTAGTAACTTAAGCGATGAAGAATTGAATGAAATATTTATGAAATTTAAAAAACTTGCAGATAAGAAAAAAGAAGTTTATGATGAAGATATTTTGGCACTCATGAATGATGCGTTTGATAAAACACCTAAAACTTATGAATTGCTTTCACTTCAGCTGAGCGACTGCAGTGACGGTATGCCGAGTGCTGCGGCTAAAATTAAATTCGAAGATAAAATTTACGTAGATGCGGCAATAGGTAAAGGTACCATTGATGCCGTGTTTAAAGTAATTGATAGAATTAGCGGTATTAACGGAAAACTAATGGATTATAAAGTTGAAGCTGTAAGTGAAGGTAAAGACGCTTTGGCCAAAGTTATGGTAAAAGTTGTTTTCGATGAAAATAAACCTGCGGTTATGGGGCATGGATTAAGCATCGATACAATGGTTGCCAGTGCAAAAGCATATATAAACGCACTTAACAATTATTTGCATATGAAAGATTTACTGTCTAAAAAAATCAGTTATAAAGACAGTATTTAA
- the der gene encoding ribosome biogenesis GTPase Der codes for MKKIAILGKPNVGKSSLFNRILRKRDAVISEKAGTTRDIKKRIISLDDELEDVVIMDTGGLEERDELFDKVKDKALRIAKDADILLYMVDGRSLPDEDEKKYIRNLQKLNKNIILVVNKIDNDKLKEKVYDFYELGVKEIYPISVSHNRGVGKLIERIKKFIPKKQVFEVNEFEQDIPLEELLSESSENLEDIKEIKVAIIGRVNVGKSSLLNSLVGEERAIVSEVDGTTIDPIDENIYFNGYHITFVDTAGIRRRGKIKDIEKYALIRTEEVLKEADIAVLVIDAKEGIVELDEKIGSLIQKFKTGAIIVANKWDETSMDYKKFESEVRYRFKYLDFAPFMAVSAKTKRNIDKLKEKLSFVYKNYSKRIPTSLLNEWIKEATIRHHLPTDVKGRETKIYYATQFKTKPPTIALIMNKPRLHFSYERYLINFLRSKEDFTGTPIVLIPKEKGKKNEKN; via the coding sequence TTGAAAAAAATAGCCATTCTCGGTAAGCCGAATGTTGGTAAAAGCTCTCTTTTTAACAGAATTTTAAGAAAGAGAGATGCTGTAATCAGTGAAAAAGCCGGAACCACAAGAGATATAAAAAAAAGAATTATCAGTTTGGATGATGAACTTGAAGATGTTGTTATAATGGATACAGGAGGGCTTGAAGAGCGGGATGAACTTTTTGACAAAGTAAAAGACAAAGCCCTTCGAATAGCAAAAGATGCAGATATACTGCTTTATATGGTTGACGGGAGAAGTCTGCCAGATGAAGATGAAAAAAAATATATAAGAAATCTTCAAAAATTAAATAAAAATATTATATTGGTTGTAAACAAAATAGATAACGACAAATTAAAAGAAAAAGTTTATGATTTTTATGAACTTGGTGTAAAAGAAATATATCCTATTTCCGTTTCCCATAACAGGGGTGTCGGAAAACTGATTGAAAGAATAAAAAAATTTATCCCTAAAAAACAAGTGTTTGAAGTAAACGAATTTGAACAAGACATTCCTTTGGAAGAACTTTTAAGTGAGAGTAGTGAAAATTTAGAGGATATTAAAGAGATAAAAGTGGCAATTATAGGCAGGGTAAATGTGGGTAAAAGTTCACTTCTTAATTCGCTTGTAGGGGAAGAGCGGGCAATAGTAAGCGAAGTTGACGGGACTACAATCGACCCTATTGATGAGAATATTTATTTTAACGGATATCATATAACTTTTGTTGATACTGCCGGAATTAGAAGAAGAGGCAAAATCAAAGATATAGAAAAATATGCCCTGATTAGAACGGAAGAAGTTTTAAAAGAAGCCGATATCGCCGTATTGGTTATTGACGCTAAAGAAGGAATAGTTGAGCTTGATGAAAAAATAGGCTCTCTTATCCAAAAATTTAAAACCGGGGCGATAATTGTTGCAAATAAATGGGATGAAACGTCTATGGATTATAAAAAGTTTGAGAGTGAGGTAAGATACAGGTTTAAATATTTAGATTTTGCCCCTTTTATGGCTGTAAGCGCTAAGACAAAAAGAAATATAGACAAATTAAAAGAAAAGCTTTCTTTTGTTTATAAAAATTATTCAAAAAGAATTCCTACTTCTCTTCTCAACGAATGGATTAAAGAAGCGACTATAAGGCATCATCTGCCTACGGATGTAAAAGGCAGGGAAACTAAAATTTATTATGCAACCCAGTTTAAAACAAAACCTCCTACCATAGCCTTAATTATGAACAAACCTAGACTTCATTTTTCATATGAGAGATATTTAATAAACTTTTTAAGAAGTAAGGAAGATTTTACAGGAACACCTATTGTCTTAATTCCAAAAGAGAAAGGTAAAAAAAATGAAAAAAATTAG